A portion of the Bactrocera neohumeralis isolate Rockhampton chromosome 2, APGP_CSIRO_Bneo_wtdbg2-racon-allhic-juicebox.fasta_v2, whole genome shotgun sequence genome contains these proteins:
- the LOC126750811 gene encoding glycoprotein-N-acetylgalactosamine 3-beta-galactosyltransferase 1-like encodes MSVRRRILQYRRIFLILLAVVSIVYVYLEYKRNVVNSKKFTWLTGRKPNINESAVKKVVNGAENSLAEQLADEVRILCWVMTNPANHKTKAIDVLRTWGTRCNRLIFVTSEDTAELGETFVLHNFTDNHDVLWVKTRKAFKHVYEKYANEMDWFMKADDDTYVLVENLRYLLYTYSPDMPIYFGHDFKYAYQVKNHYMSGGAGYVLSREALHRFVNAAMPNSDLCPPEDNLIAEDWAIGMCLRSVGVLPGDSRDAHNELRFMPFEPHTLLTGNYFDDALWYFSYEIYHPRVCQNCLSKHAISFHYMTKEGMYLTDFFLYQFKLYESNQEKEVLPKKLRLDEVKIPTPYNAWDVTVN; translated from the exons atgtcagTTCGTCGGCGCATACTCCAGTATCGTCGCATATTCTTGATACTACTAGCGGTAGTCTCCATCGTTTATGTGTATTTGGAATATAAACGTAATGTGGTGAATTCGAAAAAGTTTACTTGGCTTACCGGAAGAAAACCAAACATTAATGAATCAGCAGTGAAAAAAGTTGTCAATGGAGCGGAAAACAGCTTAGCTGAGCAACTAGCAGATGAAGTGCGCATCCTCTGTTGGGTAATGACCAATCCCGCCAATCACAAAACGAAGGCCATAGACGTGCTGCGAACCTGGGGCACGCGTTGTAATCGTTTAATATTCGTAACCTCCGAGGACACTGCAGAATTGGGTGAAACATTTGTTCTGCACAATTTCACTGATAACCACGACGTACTATGGGTGAAAACGAGAAAAGCTTTTAAGCatgtttatgaaaaatatgcTAATGAGATGGATTGGTTTATGAAAGCAGATGATGACAC GTACGTGCTCGTAGAAAATTTGCGTTATTTACTCTATACATATAGTCCGGATATGCCGATCTATTTTGGACACGACTTTAAGTATGCGTACCAAGTGAAAAAT CATTACATGTCTGGCGGTGCGGGATATGTGCTAAGCCGCGAAGCGCTGCATCGTTTTGTTAATGCAGCCATGCCAAATAGCGATTTATGTCCACCTGAGGATAACCTTATAGCCGAAGACTGGGCGATCGGTATGTGTCTACGCTCTGTGGGTGTGCTGCCTGGCGATTCACGTGATGCACACAACGAACTGCGTTTTATGCCTTTTGAACCACATACGCTCTTAACTGGAAACTATTTTGATGACGCATTGTGGTATTTCTCATATGAAATCTATCACCCGCGAGTG TGTCAAAATTGTTTATCAAAACACGCCATCTCTTTTCACTATATGACAAAGGAGGGTATGTATTTAACTGATTTCTTCCTATATCAGTTCAAATTATATGAATCGAACCAAGAGAAGGAAGTCCTGCCAAAGAAATTACGTTTGGATGAAGTAAAGATACCAACTCCATACAATGCATGGGATGTAACTGTGAATTAG